A region of Gemmatimonadota bacterium DNA encodes the following proteins:
- a CDS encoding integrase core domain-containing protein, translating to MSDKVFLVEKHKSRYGLNACCRALGLSKGTLAYRRGRASCSSADAQIKAEIVTTIRHHPDYGYRRIKEDLIARAGIVINHKRLRKILATYELDLPRHLPKRGKNPVLKLISQVGQDANLVQKRTVDPLRVFCTDFTELLYCQGDKKAWLMAFLDIQTRWIAGFGVGAHRNRALAIYCLNQLQNNLACLGRRLSDILIHHDRDSVYTSYDWLHRVLIRERAGISFAMNGAKDNPWIESFWGRFKTENKTLIMHADSLAELICVTEAQMTYYNQDRRHSALSYRTPQQVVQAIIMRNITADP from the coding sequence GTGTCTGACAAAGTCTTTTTGGTCGAAAAGCATAAGAGCAGGTATGGTCTGAATGCGTGCTGCCGTGCCTTAGGCTTGTCGAAAGGGACGCTTGCCTACCGTCGTGGTCGGGCCTCTTGTTCGAGCGCAGATGCACAGATAAAGGCCGAGATCGTCACCACAATCAGGCATCACCCCGATTATGGGTATCGTCGCATCAAGGAAGACCTGATAGCGCGTGCTGGCATCGTGATCAATCATAAGCGGTTGCGTAAGATCTTGGCAACCTATGAGTTGGACTTACCTCGTCATCTGCCAAAGCGTGGCAAGAATCCGGTATTAAAGCTGATAAGCCAAGTGGGACAAGACGCTAATTTGGTCCAGAAACGCACCGTTGATCCCTTGCGTGTCTTTTGCACCGACTTTACAGAACTGCTCTATTGTCAGGGTGATAAAAAAGCGTGGTTAATGGCCTTTTTAGACATCCAGACAAGATGGATCGCAGGCTTTGGCGTGGGCGCACATCGCAATCGTGCCCTGGCGATATACTGCCTCAATCAGTTGCAAAATAACTTGGCCTGTTTGGGCAGGAGACTTTCGGACATCCTCATTCATCACGACCGCGATTCGGTTTACACCTCATACGACTGGTTACACCGTGTATTGATAAGAGAACGTGCAGGGATTTCTTTTGCGATGAATGGGGCAAAAGATAATCCGTGGATAGAGTCCTTCTGGGGACGTTTTAAGACAGAAAACAAAACTTTGATTATGCACGCAGACTCTTTGGCAGAACTTATCTGTGTGACAGAGGCGCAAATGACGTATTACAATCAAGATCGACGGCATTCTGCCTTGAGCTATCGTACGCCACAACAAGTGGTGCAGGCAATTATTATGAGAAATATCACGGCTGATCCTTAG
- a CDS encoding glycosyltransferase, with the protein MMIPIFIVLYKMPQIERRCIETLMQHTNLRFAEPIVYDNGPKNQNLAVVWNEMIEHYQGWRNDSDQIGVLLNTDCFVTPGWLEKLLQIMKKYEKVGFVGPMTNNCKTKQKASLFYSSRFFKNRVLFDQRLSGFCLMFRRQAWIDAGRFPEDSPFYGQESALIWNAQCLGWRTAIACGCWVEHLGSASARAAELRGEIIYEEERQKGREWIAAYKVRMSQRDKD; encoded by the coding sequence ATGATGATACCGATCTTCATTGTACTATACAAAATGCCTCAGATTGAAAGGCGCTGTATAGAAACCTTAATGCAGCATACAAACTTAAGATTTGCTGAGCCAATTGTATATGACAACGGTCCTAAAAACCAGAATTTAGCGGTCGTATGGAATGAGATGATTGAACATTATCAGGGGTGGAGAAATGACTCTGACCAGATAGGTGTTTTGCTCAATACCGATTGTTTCGTTACCCCGGGTTGGCTGGAAAAGCTCTTACAAATTATGAAAAAATATGAAAAAGTTGGCTTCGTTGGGCCTATGACTAATAACTGCAAGACAAAGCAGAAAGCCTCTCTTTTTTATTCTTCACGCTTTTTTAAAAATCGCGTTCTATTTGATCAGCGTCTGTCTGGATTCTGTCTTATGTTTCGCCGTCAGGCTTGGATAGACGCCGGTCGATTTCCAGAAGATAGTCCTTTTTATGGCCAAGAATCGGCTCTTATATGGAATGCTCAATGTTTAGGCTGGCGAACTGCAATTGCATGTGGCTGTTGGGTAGAGCACTTGGGCAGTGCTAGTGCTCGCGCTGCAGAATTGCGAGGAGAAATTATATATGAAGAAGAGAGACAGAAAGGTCGGGAATGGATAGCCGCTTATAAAGTTAGAATGTCTCAAAGAGATAAAGATTAA
- a CDS encoding transposase: MGKKTKKSYSAKLKFQIVLEALTSDKEDAEIARAYDVHPVSLSKWKRQFLDSSAEIFSGNDTVKTYETRLSELERLLGQKEVELALLKNFLGNR, encoded by the coding sequence ATGGGTAAGAAAACCAAGAAGTCCTACTCCGCTAAACTCAAGTTCCAGATCGTGTTAGAGGCATTGACCTCAGACAAAGAGGATGCAGAAATCGCGCGTGCTTACGATGTGCATCCGGTGAGTCTGTCAAAATGGAAGCGTCAGTTCCTTGATAGTAGTGCAGAGATTTTCTCTGGCAATGATACAGTCAAAACGTATGAGACACGTCTTTCTGAGTTGGAGCGATTGCTGGGTCAGAAAGAAGTCGAACTGGCCTTGCTCAAAAATTTTTTAGGCAACCGTTGA